ACCGGGAGCAGGCCGAACAAGTCCACCGGATGACGGAGGCTATTCTCAACCTGTCAGAGGGCACCCAGCAGATCATCAGTGTGCTTATGGAACACGTTGAGGAGGATAGCCACGACATAAACGAGATCCTTGAGGCTGTAAAGCCGCATGACAGTGAGGTGGTTAAGTGAGTATCGAAGTCCCGGACATATCAAGTTATCAGCCTAGTGTCGATTGGAAGACCGTTGTCTTAGGTGGCATTGGGGCAATGTTCTTCAAAGCCACAGAAGGAGCCACATGGAACGACCCAACATTCATATCGCACGTAAAAGGCGCTCACTCGGTAGGCATATCGGTGGGCGCTTATCATTTTGCGCACCCAGAATCGAATGACCCGATTGCCGAGGCGAAGCACTTTGTTTCAGCACTCCAACAGACACCAACGGACCTTATGCCAGTGCTCGACCTGGAATCTCCAACCAGCCCGGGCGCGCTAACCGGTGCAGAAATTACAGCGTGGGCGAGATCCTTCGTCGATTATGTACAAGCCCAGACTGGCCGCAAGGTCATGCTCTACACCGGCGTTTGGTACGTGAACACGTACGGTCTGTCGGGTCTAGGCGATTTACCGCTATGGATCGCAGACTATGGCGTTCCTTCGGTGCCCCAATGTGGTGACTGGACGTCCTATCTCATGTGGCAGTACACGGATTCGGAGACCGTCAACGGCATCCCTGGAAAGGTCGACATGAGCTACGCCCCGTCTGTAGACGCATTGCGCGGAAATTACACGGAAGGAGACATGCAACCGATGAGTAACCCGACTGTCCAACTGAATTCCACGGGATCGGCAGTTGCCCAACTTCAGAAAGACTTAATTCAACTCGGCTACACCGTTGTCGGTTCCGCTGACGGTGCATTTGGCCCTCACACACTCCAAGGGGTTGAGCAGTTCCAGAAGGACCATGGACTTACGCAAGACGGTGTTGTCGGTCCCGCTACATGGGCCGCGCTTAATGCCGCCTTACAACCGAAGCCAGCGCCTAAGCCGACTCCACAACCTCCAGCATCAACCGGTCCAACGCCGGATGACATACAAAAGGCACTATCACTTCTTGAACAAGCTACTCAACTTCTCAAAGGATAAGGAGAGATTCGAATGATTACAGGATTCAATCTGAACGATTTGTACACGGGTGGTATCGCGGTCGCAGGAATCAAAGTCGTGGAATACTCAATCTCGAAGATGAAGAACAAGAAATTGCAAGCGTTGGCGACGGAACTGCTACCTGCAGCCGAACATGAGGCACAGACCCTGTTAAGTTCACCTGCGGCTAAAGCTGTGGAAGCCAAGTTACATCTTGAGCTCAATCACACGGCAGATCAACTCAAGAATTCCGCACTCGCCCAATGGACGCAAGCGGCACTCCATGGAGCCGGGAAAGTGTGGGGCGAGTTGAGCCCAGCAGAACAAGGGGCGGCCATCGCGTTTGTACAGAAACACTTGCCATCGTCAGTGGAAGCGACAGAGAAGGAGATCGCGAAGGCATTCCAAGATGCGCCTCAGCTCGCGCAGATGTTCGCAGGGGACGCTGCATATGTGAAGGCGCAGGAATTGACTGTCCTACTCTCCAAAGCGACTGATACTGCAGATAATGGACAGTCTTCCTAAAGAACGACGCGCATGATAGGGCGTCGCATAGATAACCATACACATTATGAAAAGGGGGTATTGTTTTGCAGAGAATCCGTGTATGGCTATGTACTGCCTTATTCTGCTTTGGCGTGGTGAGTATGGGAACTGCCATCCATGTACCAAAAGCGTACGCTCAAACGGCTACTGTCAGTGCCAATGTAGAATTCCGAGTCGTGTCGGCAGAAGACTTTAAAGCGCTCCAAGGTGCTCGATTAATCATCATAGATAGGAGTGGCAACGTCCTAACTACTGGATTAACAAACTCTAATGGCGTTTGGTCGGTGCCTCTCAACGTAGATGTCGATCCACGTTTTAAAGACTTAGGAGTCGTAACAGCCATCTGCGTGGCGAATGGTCATAACGAACACGTGGTATTTGAAGTGCCTGTAAGGCAGGGGACGGTTCAGCCAATTACACTGTATCCCATTAGGCCGAGACTTAGAAATGAAGCATCTGCCACACTAGGACAACTACATCACTTGGATGTCATCAGCATTGTAGATCGATATGCGCAGAAAGTCGGCTTGACGCGGCAACCCGCAATAGCAGGTGAGGCTGGGTATGCTCCATGGAGTCCTGCACTAAAGACGGGCCGTTAAACAGAATGCGCGGATCTCCTACAGATAATGGACAGGCTACTCAACCCGCCGTATCGTAAACAGTGACCTCCTTGGTCAACCGGATGCCCTGCCTCCTCGGAGGTGGGGCTTTTATGTAGGGAGGAGAAACATCTTGCGACCTACGCTTACAGGTATGTAGGTGCAAGTGTCCTCCGTCCTCATCATAACATGTTAGTTTACATAACACAGGTAACAAGTACTGGTATTGTCTCAAAGACACCGGATGCCCTCAGTCTTCGGACTGGGGGCTTATTTTGGATAACAAGATGATTGCTCGGGAATAACAAATTGACATGGACAAACATCAACGTGTATGAACAAATGTTTGCAAAATGTTTACATGGTGTCATTGTGACTCTATAATGAATTGAACATACGTTCGCAGCTAGCGAACCGTTAATTATCTTTTTGAGGGTCAATTATGGTTCTCAAAAGGCCGGAAGAGGGGGATTTGAGATGGCTGCAAATGTTTCTGATGTTGCCAGCTTCTTCATTACCCGTGCATCTCGCGACGGTCGAACCATTAGCAATATGAAGCTGCAGAAGCTTTGTTTTTATGCGCAAGCCATTCATTTGGCACGTCATGGGAAACCACTCGTCGACGTTCCGTTTAAAGCATGGAAACACGGTCCTGTGTGCCCTGAGATTTACCATGAGTATAAGGTATATGGTCGAGATCCGATACCCGCTATTGCAGGGGATGGATTTGATGCGTTGGGTGCATTTGACGGGGATCAGTTCGATTCGTTGATCTGGGTATGGGATCGCTTTGGTGACATGTCTGCGATTAGATTACGCAATCTAACTCATGCGGAAGACCCGTGGCGTCAAGCTTATGGTCACATAAACGACGAGATATC
This is a stretch of genomic DNA from Alicyclobacillus dauci. It encodes these proteins:
- a CDS encoding GH25 family lysozyme; the protein is MSIEVPDISSYQPSVDWKTVVLGGIGAMFFKATEGATWNDPTFISHVKGAHSVGISVGAYHFAHPESNDPIAEAKHFVSALQQTPTDLMPVLDLESPTSPGALTGAEITAWARSFVDYVQAQTGRKVMLYTGVWYVNTYGLSGLGDLPLWIADYGVPSVPQCGDWTSYLMWQYTDSETVNGIPGKVDMSYAPSVDALRGNYTEGDMQPMSNPTVQLNSTGSAVAQLQKDLIQLGYTVVGSADGAFGPHTLQGVEQFQKDHGLTQDGVVGPATWAALNAALQPKPAPKPTPQPPASTGPTPDDIQKALSLLEQATQLLKG
- a CDS encoding Panacea domain-containing protein, which encodes MAANVSDVASFFITRASRDGRTISNMKLQKLCFYAQAIHLARHGKPLVDVPFKAWKHGPVCPEIYHEYKVYGRDPIPAIAGDGFDALGAFDGDQFDSLIWVWDRFGDMSAIRLRNLTHAEDPWRQAYGHINDEISTNSMYAYYSNKFGEVDEYDSFIQNCQDELNDEIASGQVISEPTDDMVYEMKSNHELTKGIARKSLDQYLKQVDVEN